Proteins encoded within one genomic window of Vairimorpha necatrix chromosome 3, complete sequence:
- a CDS encoding transcription initiation factor IIE subunit alpha (T2EA), translated as MEYLPHMKSLIQTVVRKFYELHHCILVDIILENILIYDTDLQKLMKMHNKEINKLLVALKEDKIIKYENKVEVFEDKRQYLRTVYYINFVEVRDIIKYKIFKITKKLDEDLRNSTKEGYYCKTCDKQFSALDAQLIMTNYIFQCDECNGELIENGTNCTTENTLNAKFMNNIRDIINLLKELDKFEIPNMDFFQLTEFKKELEKKTEEKKDIVEIKTEENFMSIESDIIKYEEDEKKEEIKNDIEDFVSVNGEMKKFKDVTDEDIEKMNEEEYEKYFEVYSKNN; from the coding sequence ATGGAATATCTTCCACATATGAAATCTTTAATACAAACAGTAGTCAGAAAATTCTATGAACTACATCACTGCATTTTAGTAGACATCATCTTAGAAAACATTCTCATCTACGACACTGACCTACAAAAACTAATGAAAATGCACAACAAAGAAATCAATAAACTATTAGTAGCACTTAAAGAAGAcaaaataatcaaataCGAGAACAAAGTAGAAGTATTTGAAGACAAAAGGCAATATCTAAGAACTGTCTACTACATAAACTTCGTCGAAGTACgagatataataaaatataaaatttttaaaattactaaaaaacTAGACGAAGATCTGAGAAATAGTACAAAAGAAGgatattattgtaaaacaTGTGATAAACAGTTTTCAGCGCTTGACGCGCAACTTATAATGACtaattacatttttcaATGTGACGAATGTAACGGCGAATTAATTGAAAATGGAACTAATTGTACGACTGAAAATACGCTGAATGCTAAGTTTATGAATAATATACGAGATATAATCAATTTACTGAAAGAACTTGATAAATTCGAGATACCGAATATggatttttttcaattaacagaatttaaaaaagaacttGAGAAAAAAACAGAAGAGAAGAAAGATATAGTAGAAATTAAGACAGAAGAGAATTTTATGAGTATAGAAAGcgatataataaaatatgaagaggatgaaaaaaaagaagaaattaaaaatgatatagaAGATTTTGTAAGTGTAAATGGGGAGATGAAGAAGTTTAAAGATGTAACTGATGaagatatagaaaaaatgaatgaAGAAGAATATGAGAAATACTTTGAAGTGTacagtaaaaataattaa
- a CDS encoding nucleoporin NUP35 produces the protein MYHPRVFKKNIPKSKPSSTPDAVLVEKELSIPENTLYEEPLVRHTKPSKRHITVFGFSQNNLENVVRKIKEVCHVQHMEYGKNWVNVITPGETELLRLNTKYINGEMIGVYREVGNAVVDDKDIFLRKEGIIGKILSYFFGE, from the coding sequence ATGTATCACCCCCGTGTCTTCAAAAAGAATATCCCAAAATCTAAACCATCATCTACTCCTGACGCAGTACTAGTAGAAAAAGAACTCTCAATCCCAGAGAACACTCTCTACGAGGAGCCCCTCGTCAGACACACTAAACCCAGTAAAAGACACATTACTGTATTCGGCTTCTCTCAAAATAATCTGGAAAATGTTGTAagaaaaatcaaagaaGTGTGCCATGTGCAGCACATGGAATATGGGAAGAACTGGGTCAATGTAATCACACCAGGAGAGACAGAATTATTAAGACTTAAtactaaatatataaacGGAGAGATGATAGGAGTATACAGGGAAGTGGGGAATGCAGTGGTAGATGATAAAGATATATTTCTGAGAAAAGAAGGAATTATAGGGAAGATATTAAGCTATTTCTTTggagaataa